The window CCTTTGCCCTAAATGCATATCTGTCTACTTATTGCATTATGCTGATCTTGTATTACTCTATTTCAACTAACTGGTTGTCACCCAATCATCGTTACTATTTGAATGTTTTGTGCCTTTCCATTCACCTGCAATGTTCATTGAGTTACATTATATTTCTCTGCTGATTCAGTTCTTTCACAAAGTCCGATCTATGTTTGCACCACATCTTGTTTTAATGGTATTTACTCAAATCCCATGTATTTGGTAAGATTACATTGCTTAAGCCATTTCAACCATACTGCAATTTGTGTTCCCATGTATCATTTGGTGGCATCATTTAATTATCCGAAAATAAATACTTTGCATGAGTGGAATCATTTGGTGGCATTTTTCAGAGGCTGGTTGCTAATATCAGTGTCAGCTGGCCTGTTTCATTTAATTATCTGCATATTTGTCCTTTGATTTGAGTGTTATTTTCCCAACCGCatggaataattttttcccATTTCCGTAGGACAAGACGAATATGTACAGACTCCAGCTAGTGCTGCAAATAGTCCTCAATGAACGCAACAGTGTCAGAGATACAATCATGGCCGCATGTCATATGTGACTTCATAGTTCATGATAAGTTTCTTCCTATCTGCTGCTACGTACCAAAATGACCAAGGGTTGATTTTAGTTTGtccaaaatttattaattcataTCATGTTGTGTGCTGATGTGATTTGTTCCAATTGTAAAACCATTATTTATGTTCTATATGTGATGTATCTGATGAAGTATTCCACATCCCATTGTAACAGTGACAGTTAGGTTATGCTGAATATGAGGACTTTATGTACAAGAATGGCCAACGTGTAAGGGAAAGGAAGAGTACCTGGTAATGCTGCTGCTGGAGCATATGGGATGCAGTCACAACAATGTAATAGGGCTGTTCATTTTTCCTTCAATATTGTAAAGTAAGGGAGTAGGAACATGGACAACACTcagtatttgttcttttattataGTTAAGAGTGCTAGTCAGTGTTGTATTGGCGACTGATTGGACAACAACTGTGATTGTAAGATGTGATCCACAGTGACAGGTTTATTATGGGGTATGGTACTAATTTCATAAGAGAACAACAAACATAGACTGGAACCTATTTGTTTGTACACTGATGCAGTTTCAGTTTATCCTTCCATACTCACATTAGTAAATTGTTTGACGACTTTCCTTTCATATTTAGTTATTGTGTAAGCTTTTACATATCATCTTCTGTTAATGTTATTGGTAAGTTGGGAGgtttgtttggtttgatttactACATTAGAAACAGTTTGCTGGTATACCAATAGTTTGCAATGGCGCCCTTCAAATCCTGATCTACCAGGGTTCAGGACTATTGCACATTCTCATTGGCACGGGCTACTCAGGGTTCCTAAATGATTATGCAGTTTGCTAATTTTGTGCTTCAAACCATGTACAGGttgttatagaaaaaataaatgtggTAGAAAACCAATAAATATTTGCTTCACATGATCACCTTCCGTATCCAACCACAACCATCGTAACTTGACATAaccagaaaaatgagaaaacaacagtatgattaaataaataaatattgagaGTGAAAAATTGTCGGGAGAgtaaaatttattgaatatgGTTTAAGGTAGTGTCATGCTGCAATAGgtaatgaaattaactaataaaagTCTGAAGCCACCGAATGGCTACATTTCTCGCGGGtgcgttaaggtagtaccttatgtacattaaggtagtacctgaagaccattaaggtagtaccttatgtgcattaaggtagtacctgaaatttcttatgattacataagGTACCGTTGGAGTAACCTATGAGAACATAACAATGTCATGCTGCAATAGGTcatgaaattaactaataaaaatctGAAGCCACAGAATGGCTACATTTCTCGCGGGtgcgttaaggtagtacctgaaggccattaaggtagtacctgaagaccATTAGGGTAGTACCttatgtgcattaaggtagtacctgaaatttcttatgattacataagGTACCGTTAGAGTAACCTATGAGAACATAACAATGTCATGCTGCAATAGGTcatgaaattaactaataaaaatctGAAGCCACAAAATGGCTACATTTCTCGCAGGtgcgttaaggtagtacctgaagaccattaagatagtacctgaagaccattaaggtagtaccttatgtgcattaaggtagtacctgaaatttcttatgattacataagGTAACCTATGAGAACATAACAATGTCATGCTGCATTACATATAACAACATGCCATGTGTTATGTTTTTATAACTTACTCATTCGGTAGGTTatgtaatcataaaaaattttaggtactaccttaatgcacatgaggtactaccttaatgacatgaggtactaccttaatgtacctaaggtactaccttaaggcaCCTTAGAGAAATGATGCTCTTCTATGATTTAAGTCAAAATTAGTTCATTGCATTACATATTACAGCATGCCATTATTATATTCTTATTGCTCACTCATTCGGTAGGTTATGTAATCATAAAAAagttgaggtactaccttaatgcacatgaggtactaccttaatgacatgaggtactaccttaatgtacctcaagtactaccttaaggcaCCTTGGAGAAATGTTGCTCTTCTATAACTTAAGCTACAATTAGTTCATTGCATTACATATTACAGCATGCCATTGTTATGTTCCTCTTGCTGACTCATTCGATAGCTTATGTAATCATCAGAaatttaaggtactaccttaatgcacatgAGGTACGACCTTAAGAccctgaggtactaccttaatgtacctcatGTACTACCTAAATGGACATTCGAGAAATGTTGttctttttacaaatattttgttGTGACTATTTATTTAAGTAAACAGTTGTTTTCCCATTTTGGTATTCATCTAGATTTTGACGGGTTGTGGTTGGATATGGAATGTGATCATGTGAaccatttattttttggttttgtaacatatatttatttgcCTATCACAACCTATAGATTGTTGGAAGCAAAACATGCTACATGCAAAACCATTTTGGAACCCTGTATAACTTTTTGCAAATATTCTTCATGAGTAAGAGCTAAGCCAAATATTAAGAACATGATGAAATGCCAGATCATcacttaatattattaactaaaagaaaaaaaactcgtGATAGGTAACAAAGAATTATCTCAGCACATGACAATCTAAAAAAATCACCAGTGCCAATAGTCTTCAATGATTCATTACGAATACCATCCAATGTCTTCACCATCACCCATGACACCTGAATTTGTCACCATGGTTTGTAACATTCTACTTCAACAAAGGATCATTATTTTTGAACTATATTTGGAGAGGACATTGGGATGGAACAGGGAAAAAATTGAAAGGATATGTAACAAATGCCTTATCTCTATTAGGATTTCCTGtataaaacaaaacacaaacatAGTCCTTTGAATGTGTACATCAGCAAAATGTTTCTAATGTAGTCAACAAACCAAAGAAACCTAATTTTGATCATATGGTAAACCAAGTTTGCTTCATACAATCCGAAGAAAGAGGATAACATATGACTCATTCTGATATTACTCCCTCTTGTAAGCTATAGCAACAGCATCACCATGCAGTCTTTCTTTCCCTTACGCGTTGCCCATTGTTGTACATAAAGTTCTGACATTCAGCATCACCATACTGTCACTGTTACAATAAATATAGAACATAAATAATGGTTTTAGAATGGGAACAAAATCACATCATCACATAACAGGATATGAATTCAGTCATTTGTGGACAAACTACAATCAAGTATTGCTTTATATGGTAAGTAGCTTCAGATAGGAAAAAACTTATCATCAACCATGAAGTCACAAATGACAGGAGGCCATAATTTTATCTCTAACAGTGTTGTGTTCATTGAGCACTAGTTCCACAACTAGCTGGAGTCTGTACATGTTGAGCTTGTCCTACAGAAATGGGAAAAACTTATTTcatactgtttttttttttaaaaaaaaaacaaaaccaattagGATGTAAACTAGCTCTAACCTCTGCCACTGAAGTAGTTAAGGTGGCcccattccaaaattccatgaaTTTTAGTGCAAGGATACCACAGTCAAACCTATAACACATCACATTTAGGCTTGTCATGTATATCATAgaaatctaagaaaaaaaaatcacctcaAATGTCCGTTTTGGTTAgaatatatgaatattttacCCATTCAGTTGTTGCACAAGGTGTGGTTGGACATGCTCAAAAGTCGAGACATCCACGTCCATATGAATTGCATATGCATGCAGTGCTTTATTGATTGCCATAGATAATCGCCTTGTTGCAGCACTAATACTGTTTCCTCGCCTCAAGGGCAAAGATGAAAGAATTTCAACTCGTGCAGCTGCAAAATTAACTACATGCATGTGCCAGTGATTGTTCTCACAAACTGGAATGAACATCTGCATTATCATAAAAGAGTTATTACCTTTTATGTTATAAGATAATAGTCATGTCCAATGCCATTGCATATATTACTATGGAAATGAAATTTAACAACCGTTATTTACCATGTTACATGTCCCCAAATCATGGCCCAATATACCAGCATCCAGATACATGCGACATCTATCCATGATCACCTGGCTGGTTGCATTTGTTTTCAAGTTGGTCAGAATCACCTGTTCACGGGTGGGGTTATCAATACAAACATCAACAAATGCTATTCTATTTTGAGACTATGTCAATTTAGGATATTAGAGGGTTCACCGAGAACGAAGGATCAAAATAGTGTGTGCGCGCTGGTGGTGCTTGCTGTCCATTCATCATGCGAGAGACAATCGCCACAATCTGGCAAAGTTGTAGAAATGAACAAATTTTACAACCCCATCAACACTTTATACATTATATGACCAATTActtttgaatttaattcaaCATAAAGATAAGTAACTTACTACTGAATTAACCCACCGCCCTGCATTTAGACAAGAAATTTCTTCTCGGGTAATGTACATCCCATACATCTCGCATAAAATCTCGctagaatgattgaaaatgaaTTATGTCATAATGATGTAAAGTTATTCACATATTAAATGAttgcaaaaattatttttagaaaaatgaaatgtacCTAGGATCACCAATTTCTGCCAAAGCGTAATCTGCTACTACCCGATGAGCATGGGGGATTTTAGGGAATTGTTTAACACATTGGGTGACAAATGGACTTTTGCAAGTGGGAGGACGCTTCACTATCCTCTTACAAGTCCGCTTAAATCTCTTGATAGATGAAGGTTTAATGGCTTGATCACCACTCCCACCTACCATATCACATTCTCGCGCTTCTTCTATTGTCACTTGTGGTGGAAGCGATGCCTCTGCATGAGACTGTGGGGCCATTGGCTCGGAATGAGTGGCTTCTAGTGACGGTTCCATTCCAATTGGAGAATGGGGGGTTGGTGCGAGGTTATCTTGTGGTTCCATTTCGTCAGCTGATGTCTGCTTGCCCGGTGTTTCGCGCATTGGTTGATATTCAGCGTGGTGCTGTGCTTTTGGGCAAGGGATTGAAGATATCCCCTCTAGTCCACTTCGACGGGAACATAGTGCAGCAACATCCTGCGCCAGAGAGGAAGCTAATCATAGCATACTCTCCGATGTGTCAATGACACGGGCTTTAATAACTTATTACATAGTGGAAAACAGAATAGTTTTAGAATAGTATTGTATGCATTGTATAGAAGAACTTGTATGAGTGGTTAGTGAAGAATAACTACCTCTGTAGGATCGTCATCAGCTGTAGAGGTTGAGGCTATTGATGGTACATTCATATTGGCTGTGTTTTGTGCTCGCTCCTGTGCCTGTGTCTTGCATCATTATTTCAATGAGGGAATCAACAAATTGGTTATTACTGGTGCGAGGCTAATATGGTAATTTAACTAGTAGGGAAAGCTTTGTTGAGTTAGAGCATACATGCACATATCCATAACCACCGAATGTTGATATTTCAGCTGCTAATCGGCGTTTCATTACATCGTCAGTCCATGCAGCAGCTAGCGGGCTGGTCACTTCAACATTGACTGATGGCATGTAGAAGTATGCCATGTAGAACAGCTGTCCAAGGGTAGTATATGAAACAAGGAGCATTAAAAGAGCAAATTGCAGTAAGCAtgacattcaaattaaaatgtAAACTAAGTTCATACTAATTACAAAAGGGGTTGGAGCCTAAATTGTACCTGGAGGAACATGAGGCAGCCTCGGATGTAAGTAGGCTGCTTTTGTCGATATTCCTTGATTCCATCTTCTAAGTGTTTCAGCAGAAACTTTGCCCAATTCCTTTGGACACCAACATCACCATCCCATATGGTGTCCCAAAGGTCATGGCTTCCTTCAAGCTTCGAGTTAGGTGCCAGTAGAGTGgcacatgaaaaaattaaaaatgattttaaaaattcatcacACACGGGCAAGTTCTCAAGGTTTTGCTCCAGTACCCTGAGAGTGTATGTGCGATTGGACGGGGTTGTTCTCTTAAGGATAACCACGTCTACCCCGGAGTTAGGGATGCCCATCACTTTGTTGACATGTTCTTCATTGACAGTGATAGCATTGCCGGTTTCCATATTAAGTCTATGGTAGGTAAAGTCATATTGAGATATGAGCCACCCGCATAGCTCATATCTTAGTTCGAGCAAGCAAAAGTCAGTAGGCCCCCAAAGCCCATCTCTCTAATGGCTTGCTGTTTTTCAGGGGCTAGGCGTGCAATGGCAGTTATGAATTTTTTCCCAGAACATCGGGACTTAGGAAGCTTAACCTACagttaaaatgaaatatggGTCAGTgacaaaaaaaatccaatatatgCAAATTTCCAATTAAGCTGaatttgaagattggagccATTGTTCAATGAAATCTGTTTTACCCACCTGTGTGCATGTTGGTGGAACATGctccttcctttttctcttttctgttGCCATGTGTATAATCAGTATGTTTGGATGGCGATACTGAATCGGCGAGTTTCGAAACCTACAAAGTAATCAATGGCCTTATGAACATTGAAGCCTATGGATATAAAAGTTGTACAAAGGAGTAAAAATGAGACACGTATGACTTCAAATAGATTATTGTGATATATATTAATGTCATTGGTTTAGCACAAGATCAACAGCTCTGAAACATGAAGAAGAAAACTATGAACAGTGATGGAAAAAAATGTTTCCCAAATTTTCAACACGCTCCTGTACAATTAGTTTAAAGTCAGTATGCACTAATGAACAAATCAGAATTGTCAAAACTATGAGAAGACTAACAAGCAAGTGAAGATAAGCTGTGGCAGAGAAAGGGGAAATGAGGGAAAAACTAAGAATAACAAAATACATTGATTCAATGGTATACAATTCATGTTATTGCGTAGGCGTACTATATAGTACAACAAAGCAGTAGTCTTTATACATGGAAACATATACTGTAGTTTGGTTAAATTGGTTTAAGCAATGTAATGGGAGGCAATACATGCGGTTGGAGTAAATACCAATAAAACAAGATGTGGTGCAACCATAGTTCGGACATTgtgaaagaaattaataatcaaAGCAATATAACTTAACTCAATGAACATAGCAAGTGAAGGCAAAGgtacaaaatattgaaatagtaACGCTAATTTGGTGACAACCAATTCACTAAAGATACTTGAAATAGAGTAAGACAAGATCTACATAATGCAATAAGGTGACAAATATGCATTTAGGGCAAAGGTTTCCTGCAGGTTTTTATGTTGTGGCTAAACATATGACAACGAGAGCAATAGATAGTGCGTTTATCTTGAAATTAGGACTC of the Vitis vinifera cultivar Pinot Noir 40024 chromosome 10, ASM3070453v1 genome contains:
- the LOC109122196 gene encoding uncharacterized protein LOC109122196; translated protein: MQMFIPVCENNHWHMHVVNFAAARVEILSSLPLRRGNSISAATRRLSMAINKALHAYAIHMDVDVSTFEHVQPHLVQQLNGFDCGILALKFMEFWNGATLTTSVAEDKLNMYRLQLVVELVLNEHNTVRDKIMASCHL